The Alteromonas stellipolaris genome includes a region encoding these proteins:
- the nadE gene encoding ammonia-dependent NAD(+) synthetase, with protein MQKQAVIEEMKVLPEIDVAFEVTRRVAFIKKQLLTSGLNSLVLGISGGIDSCTLGKLAQLAVNELNQEKHENFQFVAVRLPYQTQADEADAQLSIDFIEPSHAVTVNVQPGADAIHASTTESLSSAGLLPESEAKRDFVKGNVKARTRMVIQYEIAGMVDGLVLGTDHSAENITGFYTKYGDGACDLAPLFGLSKRQVRQLASHLGAPQTVITKAPTADLETLAPQKADEQALGMTYDQIDDFLEGKSVSAEVDEKLLYIYQRTQHKRVPIPTIYDE; from the coding sequence ATGCAAAAACAAGCAGTTATTGAAGAAATGAAAGTGCTGCCTGAAATTGATGTGGCATTTGAAGTTACTCGTCGAGTGGCTTTCATTAAAAAGCAGCTTCTTACGTCAGGTCTAAATTCACTGGTGCTAGGCATTAGTGGCGGTATCGATTCTTGTACGTTGGGCAAATTAGCCCAGTTAGCAGTAAATGAGTTAAACCAAGAAAAGCACGAAAATTTTCAGTTTGTCGCCGTCCGTTTACCTTATCAAACACAGGCTGACGAAGCTGATGCTCAATTGTCGATAGACTTTATTGAGCCTTCCCATGCTGTAACGGTGAATGTGCAGCCCGGGGCAGATGCTATTCATGCTTCTACCACTGAATCATTATCAAGCGCTGGTTTATTACCTGAAAGTGAAGCAAAGCGTGACTTTGTTAAAGGTAATGTAAAAGCACGAACCCGTATGGTGATTCAGTATGAAATTGCCGGAATGGTCGATGGACTCGTGTTAGGCACAGACCATTCAGCTGAAAATATTACCGGTTTTTATACCAAGTATGGCGATGGAGCGTGCGATTTAGCGCCTTTGTTTGGGTTGAGTAAACGCCAAGTTCGACAACTGGCCTCTCATTTAGGTGCACCCCAAACCGTTATCACTAAAGCGCCCACCGCCGATCTCGAAACACTCGCGCCGCAAAAAGCTGATGAACAGGCCCTTGGCATGACGTACGATCAAATTGATGACTTCTTAGAAGGTAAATCAGTTTCTGCCGAGGTAGATGAAAAGTTGCTGTACATTTATCAGCGTACACAGCACAAGCGCGTACCTATTCCAACCATTTATGATGAGTAG
- a CDS encoding GspH/FimT family pseudopilin, giving the protein MKTKSSNAMRLQYGLTLLEMLITVAILAILVGVVAPSINSILVKNRVTGDINTLSAIAQQARFSAVNEQFDVILCPTTNYDTCVSDWANAKMAFIDENTNGSRDSSEPLIASSDPLNSGNTISGISGTISFSEQGSISTSATITICPSSKDASYASALLLSLFGRISVAIDSDDDGVNEDLSGTALTCP; this is encoded by the coding sequence GTGAAAACAAAGTCTTCTAACGCTATGCGTCTTCAGTACGGCCTGACTCTTTTAGAGATGCTAATTACGGTAGCCATTTTGGCAATCTTAGTAGGGGTTGTTGCCCCATCTATTAATAGTATTTTAGTCAAAAATAGAGTAACCGGCGACATCAATACGTTAAGCGCTATTGCACAGCAAGCTAGGTTTAGTGCCGTTAATGAGCAGTTTGACGTGATACTTTGCCCTACTACGAATTACGATACGTGTGTAAGCGATTGGGCGAACGCCAAAATGGCCTTTATTGATGAGAATACAAATGGAAGCAGAGACAGCAGCGAACCCCTTATTGCCAGCAGCGACCCGCTAAATTCAGGTAATACAATCAGCGGCATTTCGGGAACTATTTCTTTTTCTGAACAAGGCAGTATTAGTACCAGTGCAACCATTACCATTTGCCCTAGCAGCAAAGATGCCTCGTATGCCTCTGCCCTCTTATTATCACTATTCGGTAGAATATCTGTTGCCATCGACAGTGACGACGATGGCGTTAATGAAGATTTATCAGGCACTGCCCTTACTTGCCCTTAA
- a CDS encoding type IV pilin protein: MRMWGITLIELLIAVAIVGIVSMFAIPSYSSTIALANKHETISYLLSLQIKQERYWLSEGKYSGLSGLPASNIDGVTLTYSESKDGNYSITASLGFLDKSNPCRLLTITPHENLPHGCWGR, translated from the coding sequence ATGAGAATGTGGGGTATTACGTTAATCGAGCTTTTGATCGCCGTTGCGATTGTGGGTATTGTTTCTATGTTTGCCATTCCTAGCTACTCATCAACTATCGCGCTTGCGAATAAGCATGAAACCATTAGCTATTTGCTTTCTCTGCAAATAAAGCAAGAAAGGTACTGGTTGAGTGAAGGTAAATACTCGGGGCTTAGTGGGTTGCCGGCATCCAATATAGACGGCGTTACACTGACATACAGCGAATCTAAGGATGGAAATTATAGCATTACAGCATCTCTAGGCTTTTTGGACAAATCTAATCCTTGTCGATTACTCACTATCACCCCTCACGAGAATTTACCTCATGGGTGTTGGGGAAGGTAG
- a CDS encoding prepilin-type N-terminal cleavage/methylation domain-containing protein: MVLNKADGFSLLEILVVLCIVVIISALAVPSFVEWRQANAIKSALKHTADIAKYARTLSISERKPVTLVIDASANHCISITSASDCDCSAASSCHAFSQQKRLVMQNYHAVIASPANKKSLLTFDGTHGMSFGSAMTVSITNARYTGKVIINNLGRVRYCTSTALEGIPLC; this comes from the coding sequence ATGGTTTTAAACAAAGCAGATGGATTTTCATTGTTAGAGATACTAGTGGTGCTTTGCATTGTGGTCATTATTAGTGCTTTAGCCGTGCCCTCTTTTGTTGAATGGCGACAAGCGAACGCTATAAAAAGTGCGTTAAAGCATACCGCAGACATCGCAAAGTACGCCCGTACGCTTTCTATCTCTGAGCGAAAGCCAGTTACTTTGGTTATCGACGCTTCAGCGAATCATTGCATCAGTATAACGTCAGCGAGTGACTGCGATTGCAGTGCAGCAAGCAGTTGCCACGCTTTTAGCCAGCAGAAGCGGCTTGTTATGCAAAACTATCATGCCGTCATTGCGAGTCCTGCCAATAAAAAGTCATTACTGACGTTCGATGGAACGCATGGAATGAGCTTCGGCAGCGCAATGACAGTAAGCATAACTAACGCTCGATATACCGGTAAAGTTATCATTAATAATCTTGGCCGGGTACGGTATTGCACTTCCACTGCACTAGAGGGTATTCCTCTATGTTAA
- a CDS encoding PulJ/GspJ family protein, producing the protein MTSIKKTQGFSLIEVMIASGLFALTFTAGLKLYQQIYGQWQQLNKVQQARHQLETDQTDLLINVNTNQDTYATIPSSSTPSGLKAVTLVKVVEPLPKFNHTEEAAHTDKTHTDKTLNEGSETTTEETNAKEALGDAQELIEKVKTESQAINLTLTVVVPPPYQSRWQDVMSMGPLVPLMPLPPATP; encoded by the coding sequence ATGACTTCAATTAAAAAGACCCAAGGTTTTTCGCTTATAGAGGTAATGATTGCATCAGGACTCTTTGCACTCACCTTTACCGCAGGCCTTAAGCTTTATCAGCAAATATATGGACAATGGCAGCAACTAAACAAGGTGCAGCAAGCACGGCATCAGCTTGAAACCGACCAAACTGATTTACTAATAAATGTGAATACGAATCAGGATACATATGCCACCATTCCCTCCTCGTCTACCCCGAGCGGGTTAAAAGCCGTGACCTTAGTCAAAGTTGTAGAACCTTTACCCAAATTCAACCATACAGAAGAAGCTGCACACACCGATAAAACACATACCGATAAAACGCTTAATGAAGGGAGTGAAACGACAACTGAAGAAACAAATGCAAAAGAGGCGCTTGGTGACGCGCAAGAACTCATCGAAAAAGTAAAAACCGAAAGCCAAGCTATTAACTTAACATTGACGGTTGTAGTGCCACCGCCGTATCAGTCCCGTTGGCAAGATGTGATGAGCATGGGGCCGCTAGTGCCGTTAATGCCCCTTCCACCCGCAACGCCTTAG
- a CDS encoding type IV pilin protein: protein MISSDEKNKGFSLIELMIVVAIVGILASIAYPSYQSFMTDGYRGSAQADMLAFAAAMERHHSGSFSYQGAGAGGGNTGAPTIFATYSPSTEAAANKRYNLTIVSADATSYQLKATPVSGTAQAADGALFYFSDGRKGWDVNNNGSLAAGEYCWSC from the coding sequence GTGATTAGTAGTGACGAAAAAAACAAAGGCTTTTCCCTTATTGAATTAATGATAGTGGTGGCCATTGTTGGCATTCTTGCCAGCATTGCTTACCCTTCATACCAGTCTTTTATGACGGATGGATATAGAGGCTCGGCGCAAGCAGACATGCTGGCATTTGCTGCTGCAATGGAACGTCATCATAGTGGCTCTTTTAGTTACCAAGGCGCGGGCGCAGGTGGCGGAAATACGGGAGCACCAACCATATTTGCTACTTACTCTCCCTCGACCGAAGCGGCGGCGAATAAACGCTATAACCTCACCATAGTGTCTGCCGATGCAACCAGTTACCAGCTAAAAGCAACGCCAGTAAGCGGAACTGCGCAGGCTGCTGATGGCGCGCTGTTTTATTTTAGTGATGGCCGCAAAGGCTGGGACGTAAACAATAATGGTTCGTTGGCGGCGGGCGAGTATTGCTGGTCTTGTTAG
- a CDS encoding PilC/PilY family type IV pilus protein — protein MKRVSSFFVSVVMFSCIGFSAVGDDLDIYLGTASESATYNPNVLFIMDTSGSMTGKDGTGQSRILRVQNALKEALTSATNIDAGLMRFSDYGGPILFPVSGIDDAIQPELITSTGASSHDASEINGTVNTTANDLVLSSGTNVVTSGMRFTEMNIPQGATIVSAHLRFTSEKFNIAGTTLTISGEASATSTEFSTAYNNLSSRTKTASEVEWISNNDFPSADEIIATPDISSVIQEIVDLPQWCGGDDLNILIEGTSSDAASSREARAFDAGQTGSPQLVVSYDDATATGCISGESVYQVSRSNDNIEENNNGYENTGSELTFSSSYNSYIGVRFQNVNIPQGAEISEAYIELTAYSSYNTNNSSMLIRGVADNDADDFSSGNRYLLRNIGKTSGVTWNMGSFSSGNDYASPDISGVVKEIVDRSGWQSGNAMAFVFSDFTGYRGAYTYSGSQSSAAKLVVKFNGSASPGQTSTVREHLVSKVDELTASGYTPIVDTLYEAVNYYGGRDVDYGLTRGNYNVSNTVRKNTRVSHRSAYLGADAVQPNGCSDDNLSDSDCINEYIPSGATYISPVSDLQCQTNNHIVLLSDGEANNNHSVSLIESLLGESCTGSGGEKCGLNLVKNVSDSDTSVIGRRVITHTIGFAANSTANNFLNQLAVQSGGGFYQADDSTELLEAFNTILRSVKDVNSTFVSPGVAVNQLNRLTHNDELYFALFKPSEGAIWPGNLKRYRLDGENILDQNSLVAVDGDTGFFKDTSHSYWSTLADGSDVREGGTASKMTSNRNLYVFDGAGNIVQSSNELHEDNSDITTALLGVDDELDAEELREVLLKWARGLDVKDNDGDGDTTDYRLQMGDPIHSQPVVVNYGSTDSAILVATNQGMLHSFDAETGEENFGIMPKALLPNLHHFYEDISTFNHVYGLDGEMVLRTVGTSTYLYLGMRRGGRNYYVFDVTQKTSPTVKFVIEGGSTGLEKLGQTWSRPTITKVRYGTQEKNVMIIGGGYDDSQDDKSVRSADAVGNAVYMFDADTGSLLWHASNADADLNLVDMNYSIPGRISVIDRDNDGFADHMYVGDMGGQLFRLDIYNGESGSNFVKGARLADFAGDTAETNRRFYYGPDVSEVALGEELYYAVAMGSGWRASPLDVTVEDNFYMLKDEGVFNRDASGHFTFMSTVYESDLYNATEHLLTSSDEGEQGVAASSFANKAGWYIELTTDGEKVLASPLIIDYKIFFTTYVPAVSSTSLCAPPSGNSRAYLVNLFNANAVSDLNNNGELDSSDRSVELQQTGIAPETKILIEDITSPVVCLGTECASTVISVDNDGNEEACGSAFECLAQNIYGKFERIQRGSWHSETEREDTSR, from the coding sequence ATGAAACGCGTAAGTAGTTTTTTTGTCTCGGTAGTGATGTTTTCTTGCATTGGCTTTTCCGCTGTCGGTGATGATTTGGATATCTACTTAGGCACGGCGTCAGAGTCGGCAACTTATAATCCAAATGTGCTTTTTATCATGGACACCTCCGGCAGTATGACGGGCAAAGATGGTACCGGCCAATCCCGTATTCTAAGAGTACAAAATGCCCTTAAAGAGGCGTTAACCTCAGCCACTAATATAGATGCAGGCCTTATGCGCTTCTCAGATTATGGTGGCCCTATACTTTTCCCAGTAAGCGGAATTGATGATGCCATTCAACCGGAACTCATCACCTCAACAGGGGCAAGTAGCCACGATGCATCAGAGATTAATGGTACGGTAAATACTACGGCTAATGACCTAGTATTGAGTTCAGGCACAAATGTAGTTACATCAGGAATGCGTTTTACTGAGATGAATATTCCTCAGGGGGCCACGATAGTGAGTGCGCACCTTCGTTTTACATCAGAAAAATTTAATATAGCAGGCACCACACTCACCATAAGCGGTGAAGCGTCAGCCACTAGTACGGAATTTTCGACGGCATATAATAACCTTTCTTCAAGAACGAAAACCGCGTCAGAAGTTGAATGGATAAGTAATAATGACTTTCCATCTGCTGATGAGATCATTGCCACGCCCGATATCTCATCGGTTATTCAAGAAATTGTAGATTTGCCACAGTGGTGTGGGGGGGACGACCTCAATATTCTTATAGAAGGCACAAGTTCAGATGCTGCCAGCAGCCGTGAAGCCCGGGCATTTGACGCTGGGCAAACCGGATCACCTCAATTGGTGGTGTCTTATGATGATGCAACCGCTACAGGTTGTATCAGTGGTGAAAGTGTTTACCAGGTTAGCCGTTCTAACGACAACATAGAAGAAAACAACAACGGGTATGAGAATACAGGCTCAGAGCTTACTTTCTCAAGCAGCTATAACAGTTATATCGGTGTTCGATTTCAAAATGTAAACATCCCTCAAGGCGCTGAAATTTCGGAAGCTTATATAGAACTTACCGCTTATAGTAGCTACAACACTAATAACTCGAGCATGTTAATTCGCGGTGTTGCAGATAATGATGCTGACGACTTTTCCTCAGGCAATCGTTATTTGCTTAGAAATATTGGAAAAACGTCGGGTGTAACCTGGAATATGGGGTCGTTCTCATCGGGCAACGATTACGCTTCACCGGATATATCAGGTGTTGTTAAAGAGATTGTAGATAGATCGGGCTGGCAATCTGGTAATGCGATGGCTTTCGTGTTCAGTGACTTTACCGGTTATCGAGGTGCGTATACCTACAGTGGTTCCCAGTCTTCCGCGGCAAAACTAGTGGTTAAGTTCAATGGTTCAGCTTCGCCTGGGCAGACATCGACAGTTAGAGAACACTTAGTTAGTAAAGTGGATGAGCTTACTGCCAGTGGTTATACGCCCATCGTAGATACCCTTTACGAAGCTGTTAACTATTACGGCGGCAGAGACGTTGATTACGGGCTAACTCGTGGTAATTATAATGTTTCAAATACGGTGAGGAAGAATACGCGAGTCAGTCACAGAAGTGCATATTTGGGCGCAGATGCGGTTCAACCCAATGGGTGTTCCGATGACAACCTATCTGATAGCGACTGTATTAATGAATATATCCCTAGCGGGGCAACCTATATATCACCGGTTAGCGATCTGCAGTGCCAGACCAACAACCATATTGTTTTACTGTCAGATGGTGAAGCAAACAATAACCACAGTGTATCCCTTATCGAATCATTACTAGGTGAAAGCTGTACCGGAAGTGGCGGCGAAAAGTGTGGTTTAAATCTAGTGAAAAATGTCAGTGACTCCGATACTTCGGTTATTGGGCGTCGCGTGATCACCCATACAATAGGATTTGCAGCGAATAGTACTGCCAACAACTTCTTGAACCAACTGGCAGTGCAAAGTGGTGGTGGATTCTATCAAGCCGATGACAGCACTGAGCTACTTGAGGCATTCAACACTATTCTACGCTCCGTAAAAGATGTTAATTCAACCTTCGTATCACCCGGTGTAGCGGTGAATCAACTTAATCGCTTGACCCATAACGATGAACTCTACTTTGCGTTGTTTAAGCCCAGTGAAGGTGCTATCTGGCCAGGTAACCTTAAACGTTACCGATTAGATGGTGAGAATATTTTAGATCAAAATTCATTGGTTGCTGTTGATGGTGATACGGGGTTCTTTAAGGATACCTCCCATAGCTATTGGTCGACCCTTGCTGATGGTAGTGATGTTCGAGAGGGCGGTACCGCGAGTAAAATGACATCTAACCGTAATTTGTATGTTTTCGATGGTGCTGGCAACATTGTCCAATCTAGTAATGAATTGCATGAAGACAACAGTGATATTACGACGGCATTATTAGGTGTGGATGATGAGCTTGATGCAGAAGAGCTTCGCGAAGTGCTGCTCAAATGGGCACGAGGCCTAGATGTCAAAGATAATGATGGCGATGGTGATACCACTGACTATCGGCTTCAAATGGGCGACCCCATTCATTCACAGCCTGTAGTGGTCAATTACGGTAGTACAGATTCAGCCATATTAGTTGCTACAAACCAAGGTATGCTTCATTCGTTCGATGCAGAAACCGGCGAAGAAAACTTCGGCATTATGCCTAAGGCGTTACTGCCAAACTTGCACCACTTTTATGAAGATATTTCTACGTTTAATCACGTTTATGGCTTAGACGGCGAGATGGTGTTACGCACAGTGGGCACATCAACTTATTTGTATTTAGGAATGCGCCGAGGTGGCCGTAACTATTATGTGTTTGATGTAACCCAGAAGACGTCGCCAACCGTTAAGTTTGTGATTGAAGGGGGCTCCACGGGTCTTGAGAAATTAGGCCAAACATGGTCGCGCCCCACTATCACAAAAGTGCGCTACGGCACCCAAGAGAAAAATGTCATGATCATCGGCGGCGGTTACGATGACTCGCAAGATGATAAATCAGTAAGAAGTGCTGATGCTGTTGGAAATGCGGTATATATGTTCGATGCCGACACTGGAAGCTTACTTTGGCACGCCAGTAATGCTGATGCAGATTTGAATCTAGTTGATATGAACTACAGTATTCCAGGTCGTATATCTGTTATTGACAGAGACAACGATGGCTTCGCTGACCATATGTATGTAGGTGACATGGGCGGGCAGCTGTTCCGTTTGGACATTTATAATGGCGAGTCGGGCAGCAATTTTGTAAAAGGGGCTAGGTTGGCAGATTTTGCTGGAGACACCGCTGAAACTAACCGCCGTTTTTACTATGGTCCTGATGTATCGGAAGTCGCGCTGGGTGAGGAATTATATTATGCCGTGGCAATGGGCAGTGGATGGCGAGCATCACCGCTTGATGTCACAGTAGAAGACAATTTTTATATGCTCAAAGACGAGGGGGTATTTAATCGCGATGCGAGTGGTCATTTTACCTTCATGAGTACGGTATATGAGTCAGATTTATATAATGCTACCGAACATTTGCTCACCAGTAGCGATGAAGGCGAGCAAGGTGTGGCAGCATCAAGCTTTGCTAATAAGGCGGGGTGGTATATAGAGCTTACGACCGATGGCGAGAAAGTATTGGCATCACCCTTAATCATCGATTACAAAATATTCTTTACTACTTATGTGCCTGCGGTTAGTAGCACCAGTTTGTGTGCGCCGCCATCTGGTAATAGCCGCGCTTATCTCGTTAATTTATTTAATGCTAATGCCGTATCAGACCTCAATAATAATGGCGAACTCGATAGTTCGGATAGATCAGTAGAGTTACAGCAAACAGGGATTGCGCCAGAGACTAAAATTCTTATTGAAGATATAACCAGCCCTGTGGTGTGCCTTGGTACCGAGTGTGCATCTACTGTTATCAGTGTCGACAATGATGGCAATGAAGAGGCTTGCGGTTCAGCGTTCGAGTGCTTAGCGCAAAATATTTATGGCAAGTTTGAGCGAATACAACGAGGCAGTTGGCATTCCGAAACTGAGCGAGAGGATACATCTCGGTGA
- a CDS encoding PilX N-terminal domain-containing pilus assembly protein: MKQRGLVMVFALLVLLSLTILGVSAVTSSLSQSKMAMSMQQTGLAFDAAEAAIAGVFFESEDESLLQDDTKVDPLSAARQLDPYDPETEAMSCFDENEWTDRYMTEGGLSWGNEHTTNGTYQTMASTKSWSRTAFIREQACRGSSNVIGGSNVNCHVFIIRGCGKVGSKSTVVANSLAASVFGPASQ, translated from the coding sequence ATGAAACAGCGTGGATTAGTAATGGTGTTTGCATTGTTAGTGCTGCTCTCCCTTACTATTTTAGGCGTAAGCGCGGTAACCAGCAGTTTGTCCCAATCTAAAATGGCAATGTCGATGCAACAGACTGGGCTAGCGTTCGACGCGGCAGAAGCGGCTATTGCGGGAGTGTTTTTTGAGTCAGAGGATGAATCGCTATTACAAGATGACACTAAAGTAGATCCTCTTTCTGCGGCACGCCAGCTTGATCCCTACGATCCAGAAACAGAAGCAATGAGCTGCTTCGATGAAAATGAATGGACTGATAGGTACATGACCGAAGGTGGTCTCTCATGGGGCAATGAACACACAACAAATGGTACTTATCAAACAATGGCAAGTACCAAGAGTTGGTCTCGTACTGCGTTTATAAGAGAGCAAGCGTGTCGTGGCTCAAGCAACGTGATTGGTGGTAGCAACGTAAATTGCCACGTGTTTATTATTAGAGGCTGCGGCAAAGTAGGTAGTAAATCTACGGTGGTTGCGAACTCTCTAGCGGCATCAGTGTTTGGCCCTGCATCACAATAA
- a CDS encoding PilW family protein: protein MKRAQGFSLVELMISLALGLVISGAIIQVLVSSSVTNKLNQAVSQVQESGRYITSRLSSEFYEIGRYDTIVASIDDSVDTVAEAGFIENRPIGLAGDFASNATLGSTQASSGASDELVVSLLALADCTGSKHGYAADDEFHVVNRYYVSGNEFRCTGYDGRVLRGLKTQSVSPNTVTLLDNVSNFQLQYGVSDVAENSNGQAITYVTADRLAALRAQNQQVVALRWAILLKSYQNQVQQTSAPTFALLNENQVTLDSTHYYQVFTKTVSLRNMKNFVRSIQ, encoded by the coding sequence GTGAAGCGTGCACAGGGTTTTTCTCTTGTAGAATTAATGATTTCATTGGCGTTAGGGTTGGTTATATCTGGCGCTATAATTCAGGTATTAGTGAGTAGCAGTGTAACGAATAAGCTTAATCAAGCGGTGTCACAGGTTCAGGAATCTGGACGTTATATAACTAGCCGGCTCAGTAGTGAATTTTACGAAATTGGTCGCTACGACACTATTGTTGCTTCTATCGATGATTCAGTTGATACGGTGGCGGAGGCTGGATTTATTGAAAATAGGCCGATTGGTTTGGCCGGAGACTTTGCCTCAAATGCCACGCTCGGGAGCACGCAAGCATCGAGTGGCGCAAGTGATGAGTTAGTGGTGAGTTTACTTGCACTTGCAGATTGTACGGGCAGTAAACATGGCTACGCTGCCGATGATGAGTTTCATGTGGTAAACCGATACTACGTTAGCGGCAATGAATTTAGATGTACAGGCTACGACGGTCGAGTATTACGGGGCCTTAAAACACAATCGGTTTCACCGAATACTGTGACCTTGCTAGACAATGTCAGTAACTTCCAGCTTCAATATGGCGTTAGTGATGTTGCTGAGAATTCCAACGGGCAAGCGATAACCTATGTGACGGCAGATAGGTTGGCAGCGCTACGAGCACAGAATCAACAGGTGGTTGCGTTGCGCTGGGCTATCTTACTTAAAAGCTATCAAAACCAAGTACAGCAAACCTCAGCCCCTACATTTGCCTTACTAAACGAGAATCAAGTCACGCTAGACTCGACCCATTATTATCAGGTCTTTACTAAAACCGTGTCACTTCGAAATATGAAAAACTTTGTTAGGAGCATTCAATGA
- a CDS encoding prepilin-type N-terminal cleavage/methylation domain-containing protein → MNQTINTSGLGNQQGVGLIEVLVTMFILAIGLLGVAALQFTGSFANKDAISRTQSEFVAAQVAERLRAAARVATVGDGIVVNNQYFNASNYNFNGLSCSGATHPYKCFCLSRPTGVPNCETATCNEQDMAKYDGWALSCAAVQTNPQTTLSLTCADNNAADVYSCSAGSRLQVILAWPVSSAGNQSYTLNTRCNPNESDSNACVIKDLTL, encoded by the coding sequence GGCGTTGGCCTTATAGAGGTCCTTGTCACTATGTTCATTCTTGCTATTGGTTTACTCGGTGTGGCCGCACTTCAATTCACCGGTTCGTTTGCCAACAAAGATGCGATTAGCCGTACGCAAAGCGAATTTGTTGCAGCTCAGGTAGCTGAACGTTTGCGTGCTGCTGCGCGCGTGGCAACGGTAGGGGATGGCATTGTGGTCAACAACCAATATTTTAATGCAAGCAACTACAATTTTAACGGGCTTAGTTGTTCAGGTGCTACTCACCCATACAAATGTTTTTGTTTGAGTCGCCCTACTGGGGTGCCCAATTGCGAAACGGCCACCTGCAACGAGCAGGATATGGCGAAATACGATGGCTGGGCACTTTCATGCGCAGCAGTGCAAACTAACCCTCAAACTACATTATCGTTAACCTGTGCAGATAATAACGCCGCGGATGTTTACAGTTGCAGTGCGGGCTCACGATTGCAAGTTATTCTAGCGTGGCCAGTATCATCAGCAGGTAATCAATCTTATACCTTGAATACGCGTTGCAATCCAAATGAATCAGACAGTAATGCCTGCGTAATAAAGGATTTAACCTTGTGA